The Ziziphus jujuba cultivar Dongzao chromosome 3, ASM3175591v1 region tattttttcttggcAAAATGTAAAAGACTAATATAGCACATACATACAGAATTCAATGTAAAATTTGTGAGTATTAATGCatacttatatatacatatatatacactgcTAAAGCTATATATATCTGCTACAAGTACTGCTTAATGTTCAACTCCTTAATCATCTGATAAGAAGTCAAGTACCAGTCTGCAAACCTAGCTTCTTCATCATCCCTCGACCTGTACATGTATATgctgcaaaaataataatatcagtAATACCAAAGTGGCTGCcttgcatactctttaccttttTATTAACATGTGGTATTGGGAAGTTAAAGGAGTTGTTCACCATCAGCTGGGAATATTTCCTTGAGCAAACACGTGAAGGATGTTCTCCCAAATAGGCTAAAGTAAAATGCCAGGTTTACTCAATTGTTCATTCATTCATAGAGGTGAGATTCATCTCTCTTGCTAACAAGCTCGTTTGGGATTTCATTGAATGGAGGTTCAAGCTCGTGTTTAAAGAAAATGGTCTATGGACTTCAGAGCATAAAGAAGAAAGTCTAACAAAactgatataaaaaaataactaataaaaagcaaaaatatggaaaatgagTATATAATTCAACCATTAATACATGTATCATTTTATTGTATCAACACAAGTATAACAAAAGACGAAAatggaaaatcaaaataaagaaacataacatatatatatatatatatattcagcaGCTTGACCAAGTGTTTATCATCCATCAGTGGCCTAGTTGTCAATGACTACTGTGAAGATTCTGATTTCCTCTGCATTTTTGCGGTGATTCTTGCTGTTGAATTGAGTAAAATAGCAATTAGTAGCAATTGAATTTAATTACATGATCTTTCCTTACGTAATTATTGTTCAAAACACATGAgaaagacataaaaaaaaaaattaaaaaaaaaatatcttacaACAATTTACATCTCTGTTATGCTCCAAATTCACCAGCGTGCATAGAAATACCTTCCCATGAAACTTGACCAAAACAGAGCAGTTGGGCCTTGTTGAAAGAGGGTGACATATCCGATGATAAATCCAACCATTAATCCACATCCATATCCCATTACTATCGGTATCCAAGTAAAACTGTCGTCTGATTCTACATCCGAAATTGGTGTCTCCTTGGCATCACATTTCTTTGACGATAATTGAGAACCGCATAATCCTGGATTATCCTCAAAAGATGAACTTGGAAATGTATCCAACTGTCCGTCTTGTGGTATCGGGCCCGTGAGTTGATTTCGAGAGAGGTTTAAATATGCAAGAAATGAGAGATCTGCCAACTGTTGAGGAATTCTACCAGTCAACTTGTTGTTTGAAAGATCCAAGGATTCAAGCTCCTTCATTTTTCCAAAAGATGATGGGATGGCTCCTGTGAATCTGTTGCTGGATAGGTTGAGCGCAACTAAAGCCCTCAAGTCTCCTATGCTACTAGGAATTTCTCCATCAAATTTGTTGTTTGATAGGTCAATGGATGTGAAGGCACTTAAGATCCTTTTGTCTTCCATTTCTACTCCCTTGATCACTAGGGatgtaaagtaaaaataaatcgCATATTTGGATGAAGAATCTCTCAAATATGTGAAGAATGGCTTCTTTTGGTTAACATCTTTAACCATCATGCCACCCCAATTTCTAAAGTACTCTGATGGTAAACTTCcactaaaattattaaaagctaGATCCACAAATCCCAACTTTACAAAACCCAAAAGTTTATTTGGATCCCATATTGGACCATAAAATTTATTCGAACGTAACGCCAAAACTTGCAACTCTGGCAAATTTTGTAACCAAAAAGGGAATCTGTCACTTATCATGTTGTGCCcaagatttaaaatttgtagCTCACTACAGTTAACCAAAGAATGTGGAAGCTGTCCTTGAAACTGATTATGGCTGAGGTCTAGAAACTTCAAATTATGCATGCCTCCACATGTGAACATCTGGTGTAGACTCCCTTCAAAATTGTTCCGTTTCAGATTCAACGCCTCTAGAGAACTACTGAAGTTGCACAACCATCTCGGAACAGTTCCTCCAAAGCGGTTATTAGAGATGTCAAAGACCTTAAGATTGCTCCACTTTTGAAATGATGGATGAATTCCTCCGCTAATATTATTGTATGAGATGTAGAAGTAGGATATGGACAATGGTGGAACAATAAGTGCTCCATGCAACTTGTTGCCTGTCAAGTCTAGGTGGTCCAATTTCATTTTCCCTTTGGCACCCCATAACCAATTTGGAATTTGATCTTCAATTCTATTGTTACAAAGATGTAGTGACTCTAATTGATCTTGGGCCTTAAGGAAATTTGGAAATTCACTTATGTTGCATGAACACAAACTTAGAGTTTGAAACTTTGGAAGAACTTCAGTTGTACTCAAGTTTGTTAGAGATAGCCTATTAGACGAAAGCCATAGCATTTGGAGCTTGACCAGTTTCGCAAATTTGCTTAACTCAACTGTGCCACTTAAGTCGTTGTTGGAAAGGGAAATATATACTAGGTTCACCAATTTGAACATCGACTGGGgaatttttccatttaatttgttGTCTTCCAATTCCAAAACCTCTAGTTGAGAAGAAGAGATATTTTGGATAGAAAGGGATCCTTTAAACTGATTGTGACTCAGAGACAACAGATTCAAAGAAgacaacataaacaaaaatgaagGAATGGCTCCACCCAAGTTGTTAAAAGAAAGATCTAAAAATTTCAGTTCTGTGAGGTTTCCAAGCGATGAAGGAATTTGACCACTAAAACTATTATTTGAAAGAATCAGATCTTGCAACTGTTTGAGATTTCCAAGCGATGAAGGAATTTGACCACTAAAACCATTGTGTGAAAGTACTAAATATTGCAACTGTTTGAGGTTCCCAAGTGAAGCTGGGATTGGACCGCTGAAACCATTATTTGAGAGCAAAAAATATTCTAGTCGTGTGAGGTTTCCGAGTGAAGGGGGTATTTCACCACTAAACCCACAAGAATCAAGGCCTAGAGCTGTAAGTTTTGCAAGGTTTCCCAATGTAGATGGAAGTTCATGACCGTTGAAGTGGTTCGATGAAAGCTGAAGATACGTTAGCTCAGAAAGGTTCCAAATTGAAGGAGGAATAGGCCCCACAAAATTACAATTCCGTAGAGATAATTGATTCAAGGACTTGAGGTAGCCAATTGTTTCTGGCAATTCCCCTGAGAAATTTGTGTAGTCAAGAGCCAACCGCCTTAGAGAGTTAGAAGGTTCAATTAATTGTGGAAGGGATCCAGATAGAAGATAGTTACATGGTAGATGGATGGATTTTAATTTAGGAAGGACAAAGACATTCTCCGGAAACTTGCCATGTAATCCACATCCACCAAGTTGGAGAGATGTCAAAGAAGTTAAATTTGCCAAGGATTCAGGTATTGATGATGAAACGTCAACTTGGTGCAGGTGAAGTTGACTTAAATTTGTCATATTTTGGATGATGTTTGTGAAGTCTATTTTTGTGAGATGTAAAAGAGTAGTTTCATCATAACCCTCAAAAGAAGAGAGATCAAGAGAATCCAAATTGGTAAGAAATGAGATCTCAGATGGGATAGGCCCAGAAAACATAGAGAAAGAGAGGTTGAGATTTATTAACCTGGAAAGCTGGCCAAACTCAGATGGGATGAGGCTGAAACTGAAGTTG contains the following coding sequences:
- the LOC107422345 gene encoding receptor like protein 22-like, translating into MWTSIINHQNHHYSLIFYFIMILFTIIISCCFPYVSCYSNNSTTSSSPRLLCLPHQRSALLQFKHEFAFQKPNFTSYRRFCSRYDQYSFYTDIFESYPKMKFWKAEKDCCSWDGVTCDFKTGQVVGLDLANSWLQGPLHSNSSLFKLRQLQEINLSFNNFSFSLIPSEFGQLSRLINLNLSFSMFSGPIPSEISFLTNLDSLDLSSFEGYDETTLLHLTKIDFTNIIQNMTNLSQLHLHQVDVSSSIPESLANLTSLTSLQLGGCGLHGKFPENVFVLPKLKSIHLPCNYLLSGSLPQLIEPSNSLRRLALDYTNFSGELPETIGYLKSLNQLSLRNCNFVGPIPPSIWNLSELTYLQLSSNHFNGHELPSTLGNLAKLTALGLDSCGFSGEIPPSLGNLTRLEYFLLSNNGFSGPIPASLGNLKQLQYLVLSHNGFSGQIPSSLGNLKQLQDLILSNNSFSGQIPSSLGNLTELKFLDLSFNNLGGAIPSFLFMLSSLNLLSLSHNQFKGSLSIQNISSSQLEVLELEDNKLNGKIPQSMFKLVNLVYISLSNNDLSGTVELSKFAKLVKLQMLWLSSNRLSLTNLSTTEVLPKFQTLSLCSCNISEFPNFLKAQDQLESLHLCNNRIEDQIPNWLWGAKGKMKLDHLDLTGNKLHGALIVPPLSISYFYISYNNISGGIHPSFQKWSNLKVFDISNNRFGGTVPRWLCNFSSSLEALNLKRNNFEGSLHQMFTCGGMHNLKFLDLSHNQFQGQLPHSLVNCSELQILNLGHNMISDRFPFWLQNLPELQVLALRSNKFYGPIWDPNKLLGFVKLGFVDLAFNNFSGSLPSEYFRNWGGMMVKDVNQKKPFFTYLRDSSSKYAIYFYFTSLVIKGVEMEDKRILSAFTSIDLSNNKFDGEIPSSIGDLRALVALNLSSNRFTGAIPSSFGKMKELESLDLSNNKLTGRIPQQLADLSFLAYLNLSRNQLTGPIPQDGQLDTFPSSSFEDNPGLCGSQLSSKKCDAKETPISDVESDDSFTWIPIVMGYGCGLMVGFIIGYVTLFQQGPTALFWSSFMGRYFYARW